A stretch of the Corylus avellana chromosome ca6, CavTom2PMs-1.0 genome encodes the following:
- the LOC132185183 gene encoding kinesin-like protein KIN-14I, giving the protein MVGVAGAKDLPAEPSEQEFRLGLRSGIILCNVLNKVYSGAVPKVVESPCDSALVLDGAALSAFQYFENVRNFLVAVQEMGIPTFEASDLEQGGKSG; this is encoded by the exons ATGGTGGGAGTAGCGGGGGCGAAGGATTTGCCGGCGGAGCCGTCGGAGCAGGAGTTCAGGCTGGGATTGAGAAGTGGGATCATTCTCTGCAATGTGCTCAACAAGGTTTACTCTGGAGCTGTGCCCAAG gtGGTGGAAAGTCCATGTGATTCTGCTCTGGTTCTTGATGGGGCTGCATTGTCCGCATTTCAGTACTTTGAGAATGTGAGGAATTTCCTGGTGGCTGTGCAGGAAATGGGAATTCCTACGTTTGAGGCGTCTGATCTGGAACAA GGAGGGAAATCTGGTTGA